From Paenibacillus sp. FSL H8-0537:
GCGAGCAGCTGACGCCAAAGCATGGCTGGCCGCTGCGCCTCGTGGTGCCGCATTTGTATTTCTGGAAAAGCGCGAAATGGATTCGCGGCTTTGAATTTATGACGGAGGACCGTCCGGGCTTCTGGGAGCGCAATGGCTTCCACAATTACGCGGATCCGTTTGAGGAGCAGCGCTTCTCTGGAGAAGATTTGGGGCTGCCGGAAGATGAATGGCATAAAAAGGAGTGGGATTAACTTGCTGTTGCCGATTTTACAAGTGAATACAGAGGATTTGCCCGCTATTGCTATCGTTTGCGGCGATCCGAAACGCGCCGAGACGATTGCAGGACATTTGGAGGAAAAGCGCGAGCTGGCATTCAGCCGTGAATACCGCAGCTATGTTGGAACCTATAAAGGCGTACGCCTAGCGATAGTCAGCCATGGCGTAGGCTCGCCGGGTGCGGCCGTATGCTTTGAGGAGCTGATTAAGGGCGGCGTTACGACGCTGATTCGCGTTGGGACGGCGGGCTCTTATTCGGCCGATTATCCGGCCGGCAGCCTCGTTGTCAGCACGGCTGCGGTTCGCGCAGACGGCTTGACGCGCCAGCTGGTGCCAGAAGGCTTTCCAGCGGTTGCCGATCATGAAGTAAGCAGCGCCCTTTATGAGGCGGCTGTTGCGGAAGGCGGCATTGTGAAAAAGGGTATTACCGTTACGCTTGATGCTTTCTTTACAGGCGTCGTGGACATTCCGCATAAGCAGTACAAGCAGGCTGGCGCGCTTGCGGTTGAGATGGAAATCGCTGCACTTTACATCATTGCAACGCTGCGCGGCGCACGCGCCGGGGCGATTCTAGCTTTGGACGGCTATGCAGATGCAGATTTGGCGCAAGAATATGATCCGCATACGAATGTTGTGGCGGAAGCAATCGAACGGGAAATTGCTGCTGCTTTGAACGCGGCCTTGAAACTGGCAAGCGCATAAAAGAAAAGGGAGTGAAGGTCAAGTGGAACAGAACGTATTTGCCTTTTTGATGTTTTCGGCAGGTGATGTGCATGGACAACCAGCTCAGCGATTCGCATCCCCATGCCTTTACTCCCGCACTTTCATTATTCGTAAATTGTGACAGCGAGGCGTAAATCAACGGGGTTTTCACGAAGCTGGCGGAAGAAGGCAAAGTTTTAATGACTTTGTCGCCATCGCCTGTCAGCACGTTGTTTGGCTGGCTGGAGGATAAATATGGCGTATCGTGGCAGTTGAACTTGCCTGTCCGTTCATAAGCGTTTATAGTAGGCTTTCATACGAAAGACCGCGCTCCCTTATGTGGGGAGCGCGGTCTTTTTTTGTCGCAATCGTGCATTTGTTAAAGCAAATTTGTGTGTATATCGGGTTAACGTCTTGCGCCTGCTTGGGCTAATGGTTTGTAATCCGTAAGTGGCGCTAGCCATACCAGACCCGTTCCTCTGTATACGTTAACGAGACCTTCGCCCGAGGCAGCGGAGCCTAGAAGTGATTTTCCTGATTTTTCTACAGTGAAATCAAGGGAGCTCGACCACATCAAAGCAAAGTTGCCGTCTACCTTAAGCACATCATTTTGCAGCTCGACGACAACCGCTTCTTCTGAAGGGATCGGCGCTTCTATAGCGAGCACGCCTTTTCCTCTAACGCTTAAATTAAACAGTCCTTCGCCGCCAAGCGCAGCCGAGGAGAGCGTCTTGCGTGCGCTTACGCTTAGTTCGAGTGTCGAGTGGCAGGCTAAAAATAGACCGTCCTCGATGACGATATGGTCGTTGTCCACGTCAATGAGCCACAAATAACGATAGGTCGGCTCCAGCATAATCGTGCCCGTCCCTTTGTATACCGGTTTGACGGCGGACGTGCCGGTTACTGCGCCAGCGACTAAATTTCGCATTAGTCCACCAACGCCTTTAATGCCGGAATTCATTTCAATATTTCCGATTATATACTGCATAGCACCGGCGCTCATCATAATTTCATTGTTATTGAGCTCAATCATCAGCTGTTTTTTGCGCATATTGCTTTGATTCATAAAATAGTTTGCTTGTGCTTCCATCGCATTCGTGGAGCTGAGATCCTCTTTGTATTCCAAAATGCTGAATCCGCCCATTTGATCTTGAATGAAGACGTTTTTGTTTTCTTTTACATTATTTAATTTAAAAGCCATTGACGTATCTTCCTCCTGTTGCACGCATTTTTTTGGATGATGAAGGTGAAGTATTTCCAGTCTCCCAATGTATTCGACAAAAAGCTTCGTTTTCCTTGTAGCAGTCCAATGTCTTCCCTTGTTCAGCGGCCTCCAGCTGTGCTATAGTACGAGAGGTGTCAAAATATAAAGTCTGGAGTGAACGCCGACCATGGCGCATCACGACAGGAGAGGTTCGCGAACTCCCTCTATAAAAAACTAAGGAAAATGGAATGGCAGGATAAATTCCGTTTTTTAAAATATAAGAAGGTATAAGTTTCACCTTTATACACTCTTATATTTCATCTTTGAAACGGTAGCTTTGCCGCCAGAGGATGGCGACATCCGTTTCACCTTGTTTTATGGGCAAAATGTTCGAAGGATCTCTCTGCATGCTCCGGCTATAGCCGGCATTGAAGAGAGGAGAATGAAAGATGACAGCAACACAAGCAACGCAAAAAAATCAAGCAGCATCTGGCGAGCAGGCGGTGAAAAAAGCCGTCGTTGTATTTAGCGGAGGGCAGGACAGCACGACCTGTTTGTTTTGGGCGCTAAAGCGTTATGACGTAGTGGAGGCTGTCACGTTCAATTATGGACAGCGCCACAAGCTGGAGCTGGACTCCGCCGCACAAATTGCGCAGGAGCTTGGCGTCAAGCATCATGTGCTTGATATGTCACTGCTTAATCAGCTGGCGCCAAATGCGCTGACGAGGGACGATATTGCGATTGAGCAAACAGAAGGCGGCCTGCCGACGACATTCGTGGATGGCCGTAATTTGCTGTTTCTATCGTTCGCAGCGATACTTGCCAAGCAGATTGGCGCGCATACGGTCGTGACCGGTGTATGCGAGACCGATTTCAGCGGCTATCCCGATTGCCGCGACATTTTTATTAAATCAACGAATGTGACGCTTAATCTCGCAATGGACTACCCGTTCGTCATTGAGACCCCCTTAATGTGGCTGAATAAAGCCCAAACATGGCAGCTTGCCGATGAACTGGGCGCCTTCGAGTTCGTCAGAAACAAGACGCTGACCTGCTATAATGGCATCATTGCAGATGGCTGCGGCGAATGCCCGGCATGCAAGCTTAGATCGCAGGGCCTTCAGCAATATTTGTCTTCCCGTAAGGAGGATGTGGCCGAGTGATTCAGCAAATTTACCCTTCCGCAACACATCCCTACAGCTATGAGCTGAATAAAGATATGCATTTTGCTGCCGCGCACAGCATTCCGAGCGCCGATGCGGGCAAATGTGCCCAGATCCATGGGCATACGTATTTCGCCAATGTGACGATCGCTGGCGATGAGCTCGATGCATCTGGCTTTCTTGTTAATTTTGCACTCATTAAGCGGCTCATTCATGACCGCTTTGACCATACGTATTTAAATGATGATAACGAGCATTTCCATGCGCAAAGCGCGGAGTATTTTCCGACAACGGAAGTCGTTGCGCGCACGATTTATGAAATTACACAAAATCATTTGGATCAGCTGGCGAACAAGCCGCGCTGTGTCCAAGTGTTTTTGCGCGAGACGCCAACGAGCTACGTCATTTACCGCCCCAAAAAGACGGCGCAGCAGTTAGCGGCTAAACAAGTCCAAGATGAGGCGGCTGCTCCCGATGCTTAAGCAGGCCGAAGCACGTATCCCGGTTATGGAAATTTTCGGGCCGACTGTGCAAGGGGAAGGGATGGTCATCGGGCAAAAAACGATGTTCGTCCGCACAGCAGGCTGCGACTACAGCTGCGCTTGGTGCGATTCTGCCTTTACGTGGGATGGAACAGGCAAGGATGAGATCCGCATGCTCACTGCAGCGGAAGTAATGTCGGAGTTGCACGCCGTCGGCGGAGAAGCGTTCTCGCATGTGACGCTGTCTGGCGGCAATCCGGCATTGCTTCGCCATGCGGGTGAGCTGGTGCAGGGGCTGCATGCCGCAGGCATCCAGGTTGCGCTGGAAACGCAGGGCAGCAAGTGGCAGGACTGGCTGCTCGACATTGATGAGCTGACCTTATCGCCCAAGCCGCCGAGTTCCGGAATGGCGACCAACTGGGACATGCTGGACCAGATCGTAAGCCAGCTTTCAGCAGCGGAGCGCAGCTTTAGCCTGAAGGTCGTCGTATTTGACGACGCTGACCTGGCGTATGCCGCAAGTGTACACGTGCGGTATCCGGGAGTGCTTTTTTTCGTCCAAGCTGGCAATGATGACCTTGTTGAAGGCGACAATGGCAAGCTTCGCGACAAGCTTGTAGAGCGGTATGAATGGCTGATCGAGCGCGTGATGGTGCGCAGCGATATGAATCAGGTGAGGGTGCTGCCGCAGCTGCACGCTTGGGTGTGGGGCAACAAACGCGGCGTTTAGCGGAGCGGGGTAACGATTTATATAAATAATAGAAGGTTTTCGATGAGTGATAAGAGAAGGAGCGAACAACGATGAGTGGAAGAAAAGAAGAAGAACTGAAGGGGATCAGTCTGCTTGGCAATCAGGGAACGGCGTATACGTTTGAGTATTCACCGGAAATTTTGGAGTCCTTTGAAAACAAGCATCCATACCGGGATTATTTTGTGAAGTTTAACTGTCCGGAGTTTACGAGTCTTTGCCCGATGACGGGCCAACCGGATTTTGCCACGATTTATATTTCCTATGTTCCCGATGTGTTAATGGTAGAAAGCAAGTCTCTCAAGCTGTACTTATTCAGCTTCCGTAATCACGGAGATTTCCATGAAGACTGTGTAAACATTATTATGAATGATCTGATCAAGCTGATGGACCCGCGCTACATTGAGGTATGGGGCAAATTCACGCCGCGCGGCGGCATTTCTATCGACCCTTATTGCAATTATGGGAAGCCGGGCACAAAATACGAGCAGATGGCGGAAAACCGCCTAATGAACCATGACTTATACCCGGAAAAAATAGATAACCGCTAGTAGGGATAGCTGTCTCGCAAGGCTTTAACACAAGCAAAGCCTGACCCATTCTCGTATATTATAGTAGACCATGAGAAAAGGAGATGCCTTGTATGTCTTGCGATTCGTTTTGTCCAACTGTCCGGGTATTTGATCCGCCTGTAACGGTAGTAAACGATGTTTTTCATCCGCAGATCGTTGAGG
This genomic window contains:
- a CDS encoding 6-pyruvoyl tetrahydropterin synthase family protein, which gives rise to MIQQIYPSATHPYSYELNKDMHFAAAHSIPSADAGKCAQIHGHTYFANVTIAGDELDASGFLVNFALIKRLIHDRFDHTYLNDDNEHFHAQSAEYFPTTEVVARTIYEITQNHLDQLANKPRCVQVFLRETPTSYVIYRPKKTAQQLAAKQVQDEAAAPDA
- the queE gene encoding 7-carboxy-7-deazaguanine synthase QueE, with protein sequence MLKQAEARIPVMEIFGPTVQGEGMVIGQKTMFVRTAGCDYSCAWCDSAFTWDGTGKDEIRMLTAAEVMSELHAVGGEAFSHVTLSGGNPALLRHAGELVQGLHAAGIQVALETQGSKWQDWLLDIDELTLSPKPPSSGMATNWDMLDQIVSQLSAAERSFSLKVVVFDDADLAYAASVHVRYPGVLFFVQAGNDDLVEGDNGKLRDKLVERYEWLIERVMVRSDMNQVRVLPQLHAWVWGNKRGV
- a CDS encoding nucleoside phosphorylase; translated protein: MLLPILQVNTEDLPAIAIVCGDPKRAETIAGHLEEKRELAFSREYRSYVGTYKGVRLAIVSHGVGSPGAAVCFEELIKGGVTTLIRVGTAGSYSADYPAGSLVVSTAAVRADGLTRQLVPEGFPAVADHEVSSALYEAAVAEGGIVKKGITVTLDAFFTGVVDIPHKQYKQAGALAVEMEIAALYIIATLRGARAGAILALDGYADADLAQEYDPHTNVVAEAIEREIAAALNAALKLASA
- the queC gene encoding 7-cyano-7-deazaguanine synthase QueC codes for the protein MTATQATQKNQAASGEQAVKKAVVVFSGGQDSTTCLFWALKRYDVVEAVTFNYGQRHKLELDSAAQIAQELGVKHHVLDMSLLNQLAPNALTRDDIAIEQTEGGLPTTFVDGRNLLFLSFAAILAKQIGAHTVVTGVCETDFSGYPDCRDIFIKSTNVTLNLAMDYPFVIETPLMWLNKAQTWQLADELGAFEFVRNKTLTCYNGIIADGCGECPACKLRSQGLQQYLSSRKEDVAE
- a CDS encoding AIM24 family protein → MAFKLNNVKENKNVFIQDQMGGFSILEYKEDLSSTNAMEAQANYFMNQSNMRKKQLMIELNNNEIMMSAGAMQYIIGNIEMNSGIKGVGGLMRNLVAGAVTGTSAVKPVYKGTGTIMLEPTYRYLWLIDVDNDHIVIEDGLFLACHSTLELSVSARKTLSSAALGGEGLFNLSVRGKGVLAIEAPIPSEEAVVVELQNDVLKVDGNFALMWSSSLDFTVEKSGKSLLGSAASGEGLVNVYRGTGLVWLAPLTDYKPLAQAGARR
- the queF gene encoding preQ(1) synthase; the protein is MSGRKEEELKGISLLGNQGTAYTFEYSPEILESFENKHPYRDYFVKFNCPEFTSLCPMTGQPDFATIYISYVPDVLMVESKSLKLYLFSFRNHGDFHEDCVNIIMNDLIKLMDPRYIEVWGKFTPRGGISIDPYCNYGKPGTKYEQMAENRLMNHDLYPEKIDNR